A genome region from Thermococcus sp. includes the following:
- a CDS encoding MBL fold metallo-hydrolase — protein sequence MIEITFLGSGGGRFITITQFRSTGGFHIRASRNLYVDPGPGALVRSWRYKLDPRRLDAIFVSHRHVDHCNDLEVMIEAMTGGALKRRGTLIASKSVVYGDETHTPAVSGYHIDVLEGVHTPEPGNKISLGTEELLITPCRHSDPTTIGFRMKTAFGDISYIPDTAYFEDLVRWHDGSRVLIAAITRPRDMGIPYHMSTDDAVEMLKNMRRKPEVLIMNHIGMKMHFANPYKEAKYLETVTGVKTYIAKEGFRVMVKKGEINVRTMRPARFV from the coding sequence TTGATAGAGATCACTTTCCTGGGGAGTGGTGGGGGCAGGTTCATCACCATAACCCAGTTCCGCTCCACGGGAGGATTCCACATACGGGCCAGTAGAAACCTTTACGTTGATCCCGGGCCGGGAGCGCTCGTCAGGAGCTGGCGCTACAAGCTCGACCCGCGGAGGCTCGACGCCATTTTCGTCTCCCACAGGCACGTTGACCACTGCAACGACCTCGAGGTCATGATCGAGGCCATGACAGGAGGGGCCCTGAAGAGAAGAGGAACCCTGATAGCCTCCAAAAGCGTCGTCTACGGGGATGAGACCCACACTCCCGCTGTCAGCGGCTACCACATCGACGTCCTTGAGGGGGTCCACACTCCCGAACCAGGCAATAAAATCTCCCTTGGGACCGAGGAGCTACTCATAACGCCGTGTCGGCACTCCGACCCAACTACTATCGGCTTTCGCATGAAGACTGCCTTTGGCGACATCTCGTACATTCCGGACACGGCCTACTTTGAGGACCTCGTCCGATGGCACGATGGTTCCAGGGTTTTGATCGCGGCGATAACCCGGCCGAGGGACATGGGGATACCCTACCACATGAGCACCGACGATGCGGTTGAGATGCTCAAGAACATGAGGCGGAAGCCCGAGGTTCTGATAATGAACCACATTGGCATGAAAATGCACTTCGCCAACCCCTACAAGGAGGCCAAGTACCTCGAAACCGTGACGGGGGTGAAGACTTACATAGCGAAGGAGGGTTTCAGGGTGATGGTCAAAAAGGGTGAGATAAACGTTAGGACGATGCGACCCGCTAGGTTCGTTTGA
- the glmM gene encoding phosphoglucosamine mutase yields the protein MRLFGTAGIRGTLWERVTPELALNIGMALGTYRTGKTAVARDGRTSSTMLRNALVSGLLGSGMEVLDFGLVPTPTLAWGTNRYGDAGVMITASHNPPTDNGIKVFNGDGTEFYTEQEEELERIVFSGEYRRAEWDEVKGVRPIDVTEDYINAVLDFVDHETGLKVLYDGANGVGSLVAPYLLRKMGAEVISINAHVDGHFPGRKPEPRYENISYLGALVRELGADLAVAQDGDADRIAVFDERGNYIDEDTLIALFAKLYVEGNGGGVVVTSINTGSRIDDVVEKAGGMVHRVPLGQPHDGIKRYNAIFAAEPWKFIHPRFGLWIDSFVTMGLLIKLIDEEGMPLSKIVEENVPTYYLTKRNVKCPDDLKGAVLERVSKTLEERLAGEIKNILTVSGIRFNLRDGSWVLVRPSGTEPKIRVVVEGPSEKRRDELFEVAYGVVSETVEKMLKKERGQLKRT from the coding sequence ATGAGGCTCTTCGGGACTGCGGGAATACGCGGGACTCTCTGGGAGAGGGTAACCCCCGAGCTTGCACTGAACATCGGCATGGCCCTTGGGACCTACAGGACCGGAAAAACCGCGGTTGCACGGGATGGCAGAACCTCCAGCACGATGCTGCGCAATGCCCTCGTTTCTGGACTCCTTGGATCGGGTATGGAGGTACTCGACTTCGGTCTCGTTCCAACCCCCACCCTTGCATGGGGAACCAACCGCTACGGCGACGCTGGGGTTATGATAACCGCAAGCCACAACCCGCCAACGGACAACGGCATCAAAGTGTTCAACGGCGATGGCACCGAATTCTACACCGAGCAGGAGGAGGAGCTTGAGAGAATCGTTTTCTCGGGAGAGTACAGACGGGCCGAATGGGACGAGGTAAAAGGCGTCCGGCCCATTGACGTTACCGAAGACTACATAAACGCCGTCCTGGATTTCGTGGATCATGAAACCGGTTTGAAGGTTCTGTACGACGGTGCCAACGGGGTGGGAAGTCTCGTTGCGCCATATCTACTGCGCAAGATGGGGGCGGAGGTGATCAGCATAAACGCCCATGTTGACGGACATTTCCCCGGGAGGAAACCGGAGCCAAGATACGAGAACATATCCTATCTGGGTGCGCTGGTCAGGGAGCTCGGTGCCGATCTGGCGGTAGCTCAAGACGGTGACGCCGACAGGATAGCGGTCTTTGATGAGAGGGGCAACTACATAGATGAGGATACTCTGATAGCCCTCTTTGCGAAGCTATACGTCGAGGGAAACGGTGGGGGAGTTGTGGTCACGTCGATAAACACCGGTTCGAGGATAGACGACGTCGTTGAAAAGGCGGGTGGAATGGTTCATCGGGTACCACTTGGCCAGCCCCACGACGGGATCAAAAGGTACAACGCCATCTTTGCGGCGGAGCCCTGGAAGTTCATCCATCCAAGATTCGGCCTCTGGATAGACAGTTTCGTCACGATGGGGCTTCTTATAAAACTCATAGATGAAGAGGGAATGCCCCTATCGAAAATCGTTGAGGAGAACGTACCAACGTACTACCTGACCAAGAGAAATGTGAAGTGCCCGGATGATCTGAAGGGGGCGGTCCTAGAAAGGGTCAGCAAGACACTTGAAGAGAGGCTCGCGGGGGAGATAAAGAATATTCTCACAGTGTCCGGCATCCGCTTCAACCTCAGAGACGGCTCCTGGGTTCTGGTGAGGCCGAGCGGAACGGAACCGAAGATAAGGGTCGTCGTGGAGGGGCCCAGCGAGAAGAGAAGGGATGAACTGTTTGAAGTGGCCTATGGAGTGGTCAGCGAGACCGTTGAGAAGATGTTAAAGAAGGAAAGAGGGCAACTCAAACGAACCTAG
- a CDS encoding UPF0146 family protein — protein sequence MPIEDFADFLLEHTGGQLTEVGIGFQFKVALRLMEGGREVTAIDWNRDAVEKARELGINAHIDDIFHPRLGLYEGSRALYSVRPTPEIIKPILGLGRVLGTPVFILPLAGDAMPRFMRLVNFRGLAIYTTKPI from the coding sequence ATGCCGATCGAGGATTTCGCCGATTTTCTGCTGGAACACACAGGAGGGCAACTCACGGAGGTGGGGATAGGGTTCCAGTTCAAAGTGGCCCTGAGACTCATGGAGGGGGGGCGCGAGGTCACCGCCATCGACTGGAACCGGGACGCCGTTGAGAAGGCCAGGGAACTCGGCATAAACGCCCACATCGATGACATCTTTCATCCACGTCTTGGGCTGTACGAGGGATCCCGGGCACTGTACAGCGTCAGACCAACCCCGGAGATCATCAAACCGATCCTTGGACTTGGCAGGGTCCTTGGAACACCGGTTTTCATACTGCCCCTCGCGGGGGATGCGATGCCTCGCTTCATGAGGCTCGTAAACTTCAGGGGGCTGGCCATCTACACCACCAAACCTATTTAA